From the genome of Aspergillus chevalieri M1 DNA, chromosome 8, nearly complete sequence, one region includes:
- a CDS encoding uncharacterized protein (COG:E;~EggNog:ENOG410PK4V;~InterPro:IPR038697,IPR015920;~PFAM:PF16010), translated as MSLASNERESNCNRFMAGMLTRPALLSNLFILTMMLLNRTFAAIVAVCTLLSGCLAQDPLPTTYKDPKTGISFDTWNVPGSSGTGGLTFGMALPSTALEDDATEFIGYLHCAANNATTARGWCGISLGGSMVDSLLLIAYPDRGRVRTSLRFTSGYTMPGVYTGNATVTQISSAVNATGFSLTFHCRDCLHWSQNGTTGSASTSGSMLDFGYAQSIEAPVNPSCPDGIRLARHDSQGTWTALLDSAASESYDKWRALANHTVPTNCTNTRGRNSSVPSPSRLFGNRLFG; from the exons ATGTCCCTTGCATCCAATGAAAGGGAATCGAATTGTAACCGGTTCATGGCTGGAATGCTGACACGTCCA GCGCTTCTCAGTAACTTATTCATACTTACAATGATGCTGCTGAATCGCACCTTTGCTGCCATAGTTGCAGTCTGTACAT TACTGTCCGGCTGTCTTGCACAGGATCCCCTGCCGACGACTTATAAGGACCCCAAAACCGGAATCAGCTTCGATACATGGAATGTGCCAGGCAGTTCTGGAACCGGCGGGCTGACCTTTGGCATGGCTCTCCCGAGTACGGCGTTGGAGGATGATGCCACTGAGTTTATCGGATATCTC CATTGTGCTGCAAATAATGCCACGACAGCCCGCGGCTGGTGCGGCATCTCGTTGGGCGGGTCCATGGTGGACAGTCTTTTACTTATTGCCTACCCGGATCGCGGCCGCGTCAGGACCTCCCTACGTTTCACCTCCGGATACACAATGCCTGGCGTCTACACCGGCAACGCAACCGTCACACAGATCTCGTCTGCTGTCAATGCGACGGGTTTCTCGTTGACCTTCCACTGCCGGGACTGTCTGCACTGGTCACAGAACGGCACGACAGGGAGCGCGTCTACAAGCGGTAGTATGTTGGATTTCGGCTATGCGCAGTCTATCGAAGCGCCGGTTAACCCGTCCTGCCCGGACGGGATAAGGCTGGCGCGGCACGACTCGCAGGGTACCTGGACCGCATTGTTGGATTCCGCTGCGAGCGAGTCCTACGATAAATGGCGTGCTCTGGCAAACCATACTGTCCCTACTAACTGCACCAACACGAGGGGTCGCAACAGCAGTGTCCCCTCTCCCAGTAGACTATTCGGCAATCGATTATTCGGATAG
- the crmD gene encoding putative copper transporter crmD (COG:P;~EggNog:ENOG410PYH5;~InterPro:IPR007274;~PFAM:PF04145;~TransMembrane:3 (i20-39o45-64i181-207o);~go_component: GO:0016021 - integral component of membrane [Evidence IEA];~go_function: GO:0005375 - copper ion transmembrane transporter activity [Evidence IEA];~go_process: GO:0035434 - copper ion transmembrane transport [Evidence IEA]) has translation MDHSTVNMTMEMKPDHGHGMAMPAFFTTGTHITLLFNSWRTASLTSYLLALLLLFVLAFFNRFLGVLKFQLDAEIQTLVPDVPIIAPPPASRYPSIPKDHMSPLPRYVKNHNAHDDSDHFPPPFSHTHSSEWNDLISGRSVKPQGSNTRFARMLSGLLISRESWTWRRRSLHSLLEGARALIGYTLMLAVMTFNTGVLCAVIGGIVVGELVLGQYAQGPGWQDGVCHDG, from the exons ATGGACCATAGCACTGTGAACATGACCATGGAAATGAAGCCCGACCATGGCCATGGAATGGCGATGCCTGCCTTTTTCACCACAGGAACACACATCACGCTGCTCTTCAATAGTTGGAGGACCGCGTCCCTAACCTCGTATCTCCTTGCACTGTTGCTCCTTTTTGTATTGGCCTTCTTTAATCGCTTCCTGGGGGTCTTGAAATTCCAACTTGACGCCGAAATCCAGACCCTCGTGCCCGATGTGCCCATTATAGCGCCTCCACCCGCCTCACGGTATCCTTCCATTCCGAAGGACCACATGAGTCCTCTTCCGCGATATGTGAAGAATCACAACGCCCACGACGACAGCGACCACTTTCCACCGCCCTTCTCGCACACCCATTCCTCGGAATGGAATGACCTGATCTCGGGCCGATCCGTGAAACCACAGGGATCGAATACACGATTTGCCCGTATGCTCTCTGGCCTACTGATATCGAGAGAATCCTGGActtggcggcggaggagtcTCCATTCATTGCTGGAAGGAGCGCGGGCGTTGATAGGTTATACGCT AATGTTAGCTGTCATGACTTTCAACACCGGGGTGTTATGTGCGGTAATCGGCGGGATTGTTGTCGGCGAGCTGGTTCTGGGTCAGTATGCGCAGGGGCCGGGTTGGCAAGATGGAGTGTGTCATGATGGTTAG
- the HSP30_2 gene encoding Hsp20/alpha crystallin family protein (COG:O;~EggNog:ENOG410PQI6;~InterPro:IPR008978,IPR002068;~PFAM:PF00011,PF17886): MSLFPTVPSAGDFAPLFRLLDDYDAHRSSRGHVSSLRSFTPRFDVRESDDAYHLDGELPGISQENIDIEFSDRRTLVISGCSEREFHNTTINDTPPQSHDVQGESGDIVRPGEQSVTKSANNKHRYLVSERSLGEFHRTFSFPDEVDQDKVKASLKNGILSVVVPKVTASGSKKITIE, translated from the coding sequence ATGTCTCTCTTCCCCACCGTGCCTTCTGCTGGAGACTTCGCTCCTCTCTTCCGTCTTCTGGATGACTATGACGCCCACCGCTCTAGCCGCGGCCATGTCTCCTCTCTCCGCTCGTTCACGCCTCGCTTTGACGTCCGGGAGAGCGATGATGCTTACCACCTTGATGGCGAACTCCCTGGAATCTCTCAGGAGAACATTGACATCGAATTTTCCGACCGCCGCACCCTGGTGATCTCGGGTTGCAGCGAGCGTGAATTCCATAACACCACCATCAATGACACACCGCCCCAGAGCCACGACGTCCAGGGTGAGAGCGGTGACATTGTCAGGCCTGGAGAGCAGTCCGTCACCAAGTCTGCGAACAACAAGCATCGCTACTTGGTGAGCGAGCGCTCTCTTGGCGAATTCCACCGCACCTTCAGCTTCCCCGACGAGGTTGACCAAGACAAGGTCAAAGCTAGCCTGAAGAACGGCATCCTCTCTGTTGTGGTCCCCAAGGTGACCGCCTCAGGTTCCAAGAAGATCACCATTGAGTAA
- a CDS encoding uncharacterized protein (COG:S;~EggNog:ENOG410PV62;~InterPro:IPR010699;~PFAM:PF06912;~TransMembrane:6 (i119-139o167-186i198-218o233-253i295-312o318-338i)) translates to MTFTQFPHSLAFLKNKKSSISEKTFFPPPSTPASRGLMTPGSMTPGTMTPGTMTPGTMTPGTMTPGSSDMGKQIQTTLPYPVANSNNVSITDAIGKERQPRPGLGGYLLSEIDTSWTDITLIICGFISGLVDGLSFNYWKSFSDMQTGNLIWAALAVGGKPNDPEGLWIKALIAVAAFLVGSVCFIQGSRILGPRRRINLIFAFLLQTLLLMGAAIMAERHAISSIPNQNPTIWLQNVAIAFLAFQAAGQILASKWLGYPEIPTVALTALMCDLLLDDKLFQWPLGANPKRNRKFGFIIVLTVGSMTAGGIAKERGLACGLWLAMAMKGALTVAFFFWKEKPPVKEAGLA, encoded by the exons ATGACCTTTACTCAGTTCCCACATTCTCTTGCTTTTCTCAAGAACAAAAAGTCCTCAATCTCCGAGAAGACCTTTTTTCCTCCTCCCTCGACTCCCGCCAGCCGAGGACTAATGACGCCTGGCTCCATGACTCCCGGTACCATGACTCCCGGTACCATGACTCCCGGTACCATGACTCCAGGTACCATGACTCCCGGATCCAGCGACATGGGAAAGCAGATTCAGACAACCCTTCCTTACCCTGTAGCGAACAGCAACAACGTCTCAATTACCGATGCCATAGGAAAAGAACGCCAACCTCGACCAGGGCTTGGGGGATATCTGCTTAGTGAGATTGACACGAGCTGGACGGATATTACGCTGATTATCTGTGGTTTCATTAGTGGTCTGGTGGATGGCCTTTCGTTCAACTACTGGAAGAGTTTCTCGGACATGCAAACAG GAAATCTCATCTGGGCCGCCCTCGCAGTAGGCGGCAAACCCAATGATCCTGAAGGCCTCTGGATCAAAGCCCTCATTGCCGTCGCTGCCTTCCTCGTCGGCTCCGTATGCTTCATCCAAGGCTCCCGCATCCTCGGCCCTCGCCGCCGCATCAACTTGATCTTCGCCTTCCTCCTCCAAACATTACTCCTCATGGGCGCAGCCATCATGGCCGAGCGTCATGCCATCAGCAGCATCCCCAATCAGAACCCGACCATCTGGCTGCAAAACGTCGCCATCGCCTTCCTGGCCTTCCAAGCAGCCGGCCAGATCCTCGCCTCCAAATGGCTGGGCTACCCGGAGATCCCGACCGTCGCGTTGACGGCGCTGATGTGTGACCTGCTGCTCGATGATAAACTGTTCCAGTGGCCGTTGGGCGCCAATCCGAAGCGTAACCGCAAGTTCGGGTTCATTATTGTATTGACGGTTGGGTCGATGACTGCTGGTGGGATTGCAAAAGAGCGTGGCTTGGCTTGTGGGTTGTGGTTGGCAATGGCTATGAAGGGGGCACTCACGGTGGCATTCTTTTTCTGGAAGGAGAAGCCGCCTGTGAAGGAGGCAGGTTTGGCATAA
- a CDS encoding uncharacterized protein (COG:E;~EggNog:ENOG410QDUU;~InterPro:IPR005814,IPR015424,IPR015421,IPR015422;~PFAM:PF00202;~go_function: GO:0003824 - catalytic activity [Evidence IEA];~go_function: GO:0008483 - transaminase activity [Evidence IEA];~go_function: GO:0030170 - pyridoxal phosphate binding [Evidence IEA]), with protein MSSAVLHRDTHFLPKKAIGGKGSYMFLEDGTKFLDSTGGAAVSCLGHGHEGVTQAIKDQMDQLSYCHSAFFGTPVSEKLARFLTDSTGGKLSKLFVVSSGSEAVEAAMKLARQYFLELPTPQPQRTRFIARLPSYDGTTLGALSVGGHVLRREPFEPILAKKTSHVSPCYSYREKKDGETDANYIARLAAELDAEFERVGSDTVCAFVAEPVVGAALGCVPAVPGYFPAMKAVCEKHGALLILDEIMSGMGRCGTLHAWEQEGVVPDIQTIGKGLGGGYAPVSGILISDHIVQTMDKGTGVFRHGQTYQGHPVSCAAALATQKTIQKESLLENVRSMGAYLENQLHQRFEDHPCVGDIRGKGLFWGVEFVKDKASKEPFDPSTRLSFYIQEKGMQPEYSISLYGCPGTVDGIRGDHVILAPPYNVSKEEIDIIVDMFEKVLAVVLKELGL; from the exons ATGTCGAGTGCCGTCTTGCATAGAGATACTCATTTCCTTCCTAAAAAGGCCATTGGCGGAAAAGGGAGTTATATGTTTCTTGAGGATGGCACTAAATTCCTTGACTCAACTGGCGGAGCGGCCGTATCGTGCCTGGGCCATGGCCATGAAGGAGTCACCCAGGCCATCAAGGACCAGATGGACCAATTGTCCTACTGTCATTCCGCCTTTTTTGGCACCCCCGTAAGCGAGAAATTGGCTCGCTTCTTGACGGACTCAACTGGGGGCAAACTGTCCAAACTATTCGTTGTCAGCTCGG GGTCCGAAGCTGTCGAAGCTGCCATGAAGCTTGCCCGCcagtactttcttgagcTTCCCACCCCTCAACCCCAACGAACAAGGTTTATTGCCCGCCTGCCCTCATATGACGGCACTACGCTCGGTGCTTTGAGCGTTGGTGGACATGTTCTTCGAAGAGAACCATTTGAACCAATCTTGGCGAAGAAAACGTCTCATGTCTCTCCGTGCTATTCATATCGTGAAAAGAAGGATGGTGAAACTGATGCCAACTACATTGCTCGTCTTGCTGCAGAATTGGATGCGGAGTTTGAGCGTGTGGGATCAGATACCGTTTGCGCCTTTGTCGCAGAGCCGGTCGTTGGTGCC GCTCTTGGATGTGTTCCTGCTGTACCCGGATACTTCCCTGCGATGAAGGCCGTCTGTGAAAAACACGGTGCTTTGCTGATCCTCGATGAAATCATGAGCGGTATGGGACGCTGTGGAACCCTGCATGCCTGGGAGCAGGAGGGTGTCGTCCCCGACATCCAAACTATAGGCAAAGGTCTCGGTGGCGGGTATGCCCCTGTCTCTGGAATTCTGATCAGTGACCATATTGTGCAAACTATGGACAAGGGGACAGGAGTGTTCCGCCACGGACAAACCTATCAAGGTCACCCGGTTTCCTGTGCAGCAGCATTGGCTACACAGAAAACCATTCAAAAGGAGTCTCTTCTAGAAAATGTTCGAAGTATGGGTGCTTACCTTGAAAATCAACTTCATCAACGATTCGAGGATCATCCGTGTGTTGGTGACATTCGAGGAAAGGGATTGTTCTGGGGA GTTGAATTTGTCAAGGACAAGGCTTCTAAAGAACCATTTGATCCGAGTACGCGACTATCGTTCTACATCCAGGAAAAGGGAATGCAGCCAGAATACTCGATTTCTCTCTACGGCTGCCCGGGCACTGTTGATGGTATCCGCGGTGACCATGTGATATTGGCACCACCCTACAATGTGTCAAAAGAGGAGATTGATATTATTGTGGATATGTTTGAAAAGGTTTTGGCAGTAGTTCTTAAAGAACTAGGTCTCTGA